The stretch of DNA GTGTTGATTTCATTCACTGTGAACAGTTATCTCCATAAAcaggtaatttttctttcttttttttttttttgagatggagtttcactcttgttgcccaggctggagtgcaatagcatgaccacggctcaccacaatctctgcctccaggcttcaagcgattctcctgcctcagcctcccaagtagctgggattacaggtgtgtgccaccacacccagctaattttttgtatttttagtagagaagggatttctgcatgttggtcaggcagatctgaaactcccaaactcagctgattcacttgccttggcctcccaaagtgctgggattacaggtgtgagccaccgcgcccagcctaatttttcgCTTTCTGGCATGGATGACCTTCATTGTCTGCAACTAATTTTTAGTATATCTATGTCCCTGGTCAAGAATTCTTGAAATATCAAGAAGAGGCATTCAGGCATCCAAATTCCATGTAAACCCCTAATACCTCACTTCTCTTATTCTAACTCTCTGTTTATGTACAGCTCATCTCATCTTTTCAAAGCTTCATATCTATACACCATTCCCTCCAAATCACCTTCAGCCATGAACTCTCCGGTCATCTTTCATAGCTTAGAGGTAAGTCCACCTTTCCTTGAGTTCTAATTGATGATTCCAGGCCTTTTTGATCAAATGGACCTCCCCTAAATATCACACACCATTCGACATTAAACTCATTCCAATTTTTCCCTAATACTTTTCCAAGCAGGGTACAAATAAGAAATCTTCACGCCTTTCTTGACAGAAGCATTCCTCTCTAGAATCTTCTGCTTCACAAAGATAAGTGGGACAAAACAAACAGATATTTGGCAATAGGACAGGAAGAGGGGCATGAAGAACTGAAAGGAGAGGAGGCCAAGGGAGCTCACCTGGTTGCAGACGGGCTTGTGCTTGAGTCCCGGCTTGTTGAGGATCATCTCCAGTTGCCTGCGGTTGAAGTTTGACACCCCGATGGACTTGGCCAAACCTGCATCCTTACACTTCTCCATGGCCTGGGGAGAAAGGGGTTGTGAGGAATTATTTGTGCAGTTGGCTTATCACGATAAATGCAAGACAGAAGTGTGAGAACAACAACTTTCAAAATATGACAATGAAAATAGCTAGCAGTGATtgtcaagaagagaaaaattcaaatagCAAATAGAGGAAGAAGATAGTGGCAGCAAGAGTAAGAATTTCTATCTCTTCCTTAGGAAATTGGATAGATTAATGCACAGGCAAGGAAAGAGATTCCTGTTCTCCTTTCCCCTAAGTCTTGTGCCCCACTCTCTAAACATTCCTCTCATGTGTTTTTCCCTTCATCTCACCAAAACTACTCTTGTAGTTTCTGAATTTCTAGATCTAATGGTGCATATTCCATTCTGTCCTATTGAATCTGGGAAACAgactttctctttttgtcttccttctctgtgtcctctccGCGAAGCACTCACCTCCCAAGTGGTACAGAGATCCACTATGTCAAATATcagttttccattttcatctgTTGGTGAAAGTTCCTCACCTGGCTGAAATAGAAGCAGCCATTTTAGTGATGTCACAGATTAATTTCCCCACCCATAGCTGTGATCCCAGGTACCTTTAAGGACACTCGTCCTCCATGAGACAGGTGGTACAATGCTCCAGAAAGTGATGTGTGTTATGTGTTTTACATATGAAGGTGTAAGGAATGTATTCAGGAGACAAGCTTCCTCTAATCTCTTACAAATGTTATATGTATAGAAAAGGACCATTTTCTAGGTCTTAATCGAGTTTCATAGTTGACTTATGTCACTTTATTCTGCCCTTATAATTTCCTCTGTTGAAATACCTCTCTTTGATTTGGAAATACCTTGATATCCTAAAATAGTGGATAGTACTCTTGTACCTGGTGGGATTATCAGACCAACTGAAGATTTGATAGTGTATGGGCATGACTGTGAATCACACACGGTTAGCAGAAGTTGGGAGACCCAGAGGAGCTCTCTTAGGGTGATGACCATGAGCCTTGAACCACTCCAAAGCCATAATCACCACCAATGAAAAAGTTTGGGTCAACCATAATAAAAGTGTTGGAGTTTAGAGATAAGAATAGACAAATGATACATTTTTGTAGACTATTTCATATCCTTAAATGTAGCCATGTCTTTGACTTCCCATAACTCAGTAAACTCTTTTGCATTAACTAGCCTGAGTAGTTTCCTGtaactttaaatcaaaagttatACACTACACAGTAATTCATGGCTAAATACAGTTTCAAATTCTATTGTGAAAGAAGAGGTGGCAGAATAATAAAGCTTTGCAAGTCCACATTAAGGGTTTCTAACTTAAGAACCATGCCTAGTGGCTTCTGCCAAATCTGCTTCAGCTTGAAATGGGGAGAGATGGTGGAAATTCATTGTGTACCACATGTGCAGCAGTTTTGTTGGGCATCACAACGCATGAAACTCTGTGTCTGTGAACATCCCAAGAGATGGACTCAAAAGCCATAACTAAGACAGTGCCTTGAAAAAGACTATTGTAATTTCCTCAAGTTTTCAAAGAAGAGGCTTTGAGGTtgctgttctctcttctcttgtaGGTGTGCATTAGAGAAGTAGGATTCAAAatttactcaaaagaaaggaaattaggtGTTATACTTACAGTTCTTCTTCCATGTAATAATCCCTACATCCTCCTAAGAAAAAGCTCTGTTCAATTTCCCATATAAACAATGTTTATAATGACAGCAGAAGTGCAATTTTATGCTCATACTCAAACTGTATACCTTTAGAGACATTGGAGAATGAATGAGATAGAGGTCAACATAGTCCAGTTGAGCTTTTTTCAGCGAGTTTTCCAAGGCTGGTTGGACCAACTCTGGTCGATGAAAAGTGGACCAAAGCTGCAGAGGTTAAAGAATGGAGGTGATTTTGAATGAATATTGAACAAATCTTATTAGTTTCTGCCATCTAATATTTAGACATTTTCCTACTGCTCCAAAATTTATGACCACTGGCAAACATATTCTCTTCCTTCTCATGATTCCTTTGGCTCTGACCTATCCTTATGAGCTTTATTATATGCTGGATGTATAGTTTGTACGTCTACTGAATAATAGGAGtaaattcttaaaatgtaaaagttagtATCAAGTAACAACCATGCTGTTACCTGAATTATCTTCGGTAGAGTTTACAACTCATTTTAACAGTCTAATTCTTCTATCCGTTCAACCCAATGCTTAAGAATAGCTATTTATGTTGCTTAGAAACTAAAGCAACCTAAAATGGCAGTAAAACAAGTTTCGAACATGTTCACTATGCTGGACACAATTTAGGACATTTTAAGTATCTATTATTTAATACTCCCACAGCATTCTTATATTGCTTTCTATCTCACTGATAAAGATAGCAGTTGAGAGATTAATAAGAAATCTTAGAAAATTACCCAGGGGATAAGAAAAACCATAGCATGATTATCATTCTCTGTGATTCTATACTGCATGTCAAATCACACTGATGGCAGCTGGAGCTCAAAAAAGTAAAGGGACTTTCAGGTCATAAATTGGAACGCAGTCAAAATGAAAAGTGATCATCATTCCCTGAGTTTGATTTCAGTTTtaatatgtgaatgtgtgtgaataCATTTGAACCCAGAAGCAAAATTCACCCACAACTACTGATCCAGTCATAGAATTATCATCTTCACACAATCACATTAAATACATGTGCACACAAGCTCATCATAGGCACAGTACCTTTGAAGTGTAGAATATGTCTTCTCTCTTCACACTGCCATCTGCAATCTTGCTTCGGATGGCCAGTCCAACCTGCTCCTCATTATTGTACAAATGAGCAGAATCTATATGGCGGAACCCAGCTTCTATTGCTAATTTTGTGACCTCCAAAGCTTTACTTCTGGGAACCTGGAGAAGCAACCAAAGGTAGTATCTGGTGATCAGTGTGGCTGAGAAGTAGTTCAGGCACAAGCATTGCCTTTTACAAGAATCAGCTTTTCCTCCTGTCTGTATGTTGGGTGAAAAATCCCATCTAAGTTTGCCTGGGTCTTTCCTGGTTAGTAATAAAGGTTGAGCATCCCAGAAACACCTTCAGTCCCAGGAAATCTCTGGTTGATCACTATTATGGAGGTACGAAACAACACCCTCAGATTCAGTGATTTGTTGGAAAAGTTAACAGAATTCAAATAgtcctaattatttttaaatatagtgatATTATACACAGTAAAAATCACACAGAGTATGGAAGGGAAACAGTTCAAGCTCATATGAGTTCTCTCCCAGTGATATTACACAGAACGTTCACTTAGACTTCCTCCAACATCATATTTGGGaaatgctgtctacaagagatgTTATTTGGTGTCTCAGTTCTTGAGATTTTGACTGGGTGCTAGTTACACCGACCCGACTAGGGTTCACATGGGAAATAATGCATCTGTGAATAGTAGTCTATTATGTTAAGTCTTTTCTGCACAGCCATTCTGGCTACACAACAGAACTGAACACTAGGAGTAAAGACGTATACTCTGAGGACATCggtttatacattaaaaattcacCGAAATCTGTAAGAATTTAGTAAGGTACCTTTCTACCATAAAAAAACAAGGCTATTTCTTTCAGGAAAGATAGAATTccagtgaaatttaaaattactgacTTATTGACCAAATTTGGATAAAGATTTGAAGggtattttttaatgacaaaaatataaactgttttccgttttttcatgtatttaagaAGCTTTCTTTTTTCGTTGAACTTACAAGGAACTAGATACTAACTCAAAGGTTTACCAAGGCTGCCGCTTCAGTGGTGTCCTTATTTTCACTTCCAGACCATgccaatttatattaaaaattaaaccatttttGTCAATGGTCTAGAAAATGTATCCTTGTAGATCATCACAACTTATCGATAAAGTGAGACTCAAATTTCGATAATTAGTCCCTATTCACACACTTGGTAGCCTGAGGACAGTCTTGGGAAACaagttttcttccagtagttctATCTCGAAAATTAGGTatccattttgttcatttttgtgtcATAAGACCGCTCCTACCACTTTGATACAAATATGATGCATACAAAAAAGGACTAAGAATTTAGACTTTCCTTTGTTAGGTTCTAAATTGTACTTAAAATGaggttgtattttttctttcaggaagttttttttttttaagtgaaagcagtACAGTGGAAACTCTAGTCCAGGTCCAGTAATACTGGGTGGTGCTCACTAACGCCCATCGGAATAATGATACTCTGCCAACAGTTTTGTAAACACTATATCCAGTaatttttactataaatatttCTCTGGATCGTATGTTCTTGGAAGAAGGAAAGAGTTCTTCagttataaaaacagagaaatcaCTCCTATTGCAATTAATTTCCACCAGAGGGAGCTGACGGACACTGTTCTTCGATGCTGGGTTTGACATATTCTGCCAAGCTGGGAAGTAGACACGAACAGAAGAAACAGTGCACAAACTAAAAATAAGCAGTACGTGACCATAGGAACGGACCTCAGTGCTGAACAAGGACTGACTACTTGTTTTCTTCTAGCCTAGGAAACCTAGACCTGTGAGTTATTCAAAGTAAGGCAGGAACACGAACCTTACAACCCAAGATGGGTTTCATGTCTACTAGGTTTATTCTTTTGAAatctcaaaactaaaataaattattcttaccTCTGGAGGTGCATAGGTGCCAAATCCCAATACAGGCATGAAGTGGCCATCATTTAGCTTCACACGCTGGTGTTTGGAATCCATTTCCTGTCACTTGTTTGACTAGCAAATGTTTGCTGCTGCTTCCCCTCAGAGATTACAAAAGCAATGGGCAGGAAATGCCCCCCTGCAAACGGACTAATGGTTAACCAATGACATGTAGGAGGAGGTACTTAGGCAGTCTTACATGGTCTGTGGAGAAAATTTCATCCAGTTCACTTGTTTCTGATCAAAGATAATTCCTaagtaaattattataatatatggttataaacattaatttttatctgaagtattttctatttgaaatctctatattacttaaattattaaaaaatatttatagaacaaaTAGCAAACATGTGTTAGACTATAAACACATAGTTTATAGTCTTTTTTGTTTATGCCATGATAATGCCCCTTCTTTATATTGcatcatttgaaataattaacCATCTTACATCTTTCTCTCACATACACATAATTTAAAGGAATgactaatgaaaattttaaaaattgttggccATCAATAAAAACTTAaagttaaaactgtaaaaatatttccctttttacattttcaatcagaaaatttattttgatttttctttctttgcattgtAAGAGAAAGATTCATTTCTGATAAAGGTGCAGTCCTGATAAAGCTGTCATCCTGATGAGGgtgcaaataaaaaagaaattctatgcAGTTTTCCTTGGAGTGTTAATTATTAAGAGTTTTTGGAGTTTGGACATCATTTAATATATGCAAGCAGTGCCTTAATAGTATTTGTTCTTCAACCAGGTTTATTAGAGACTATCATGAAGTAACTAGCCAAAAAACTGATAACTATCTTATATAATTTTCCATCTTGTTAAAcattatttgtaaagaaaaactggaaattaattatatataaatgcatgaaTAATTTTCATATGGGATAGTTTTCACTTGTTCCTTCCTTTGGAGGGCAGATTAGAACACGACGAATGTAGTTTGCACAATACATTATCAACATCTTGGAGCTGTCAGAACTTTCAATGCCCTGATTGCTTCTATTTACTTTTCCTCAAACAATAACCAAAAAGTAAGTTGAGAAATAGGTAAATTATTATACATTGatacaatataatataaaatcattGAAAGTTTTTCAGCAACATGGTGGATCAAAAGGCATGTCTCATGGACGCATCAAGAAGTAATCTGAAATTGactaaaataaacttatttatttatggggGGGCTGAGTAGAAATGTAGTTTGATGCCAAGGGCAAGAGATTAGGTGAAGAGATGTGGAATAGTCCATCTAACCCATTGAGGGGAAGCTGGGGTGTGAATTTTTGAAACAGTAGGCTATTCAAAAGCCAGTAGgtatttggggaactaataaaggGCACACACAGTCCAGGCAGATACATGTTCAGAAAAGAGCAGACAAGGCCTTAGGGTTTTATGTTGGGCTTATGCTAAGACTAAGAACATACCAAGCATATTAGTTGATAATCATCATGACACAGAACAAATCTA from Papio anubis isolate 15944 chromosome 11, Panubis1.0, whole genome shotgun sequence encodes:
- the LOC101022585 gene encoding aldo-keto reductase family 1 member C3 homolog, which gives rise to MDSKHQRVKLNDGHFMPVLGFGTYAPPEVPRSKALEVTKLAIEAGFRHIDSAHLYNNEEQVGLAIRSKIADGSVKREDIFYTSKLWSTFHRPELVQPALENSLKKAQLDYVDLYLIHSPMSLKPGEELSPTDENGKLIFDIVDLCTTWEAMEKCKDAGLAKSIGVSNFNRRQLEMILNKPGLKHKPVCNQVECHPYFNQSKLLDFCKSKDIVLVAYSALGSQREKRWVDQNSPVLLEDPVLCALAKKHKRTPALIALRYQLQRGVVVLAKSYNEQRIRENVQVFEFQLTSEDMKAIDGLNRNLRYFNGDSLASHPNYPYSDEY